A DNA window from Gemmatimonadota bacterium contains the following coding sequences:
- the ubiE gene encoding bifunctional demethylmenaquinone methyltransferase/2-methoxy-6-polyprenyl-1,4-benzoquinol methylase UbiE, producing MRGEHRDSPKAPAGIARDVLLKPEAKRAFVRQMFDGIARRYDLLNHLLSLGIDILWRKKTIDRLQPGPNWRILDLATGTGDLGFECGKRAGDIQVIGVDPSVPMLREGTKKNESRANPVAFLCGDGESLPFCEGTFDGVTIGFGIRNVAELETALSEMCRVLKVGGRVAVLEFSRPRTPVFRGLYNFYFQRILPRIGHMISRDPNAYRYLYESVMHFPEGADFCGRLFDAGFADIQAVRLSFGIATIYLASKS from the coding sequence ATGAGAGGTGAGCACAGGGATAGCCCTAAAGCCCCTGCGGGTATTGCGCGCGATGTGTTGCTCAAACCAGAAGCCAAGCGCGCTTTTGTGCGGCAGATGTTTGACGGGATTGCCCGCAGATACGATTTGCTCAACCACCTGTTGAGCCTGGGCATTGATATTTTGTGGCGAAAAAAGACGATTGACCGATTGCAACCTGGGCCGAACTGGCGAATTTTGGACCTGGCTACGGGCACGGGCGATTTGGGGTTTGAATGCGGTAAGCGCGCTGGCGATATTCAGGTGATCGGCGTCGATCCTTCGGTGCCGATGTTGCGTGAGGGTACAAAAAAAAATGAGTCGCGAGCAAATCCGGTCGCGTTTTTGTGTGGCGATGGGGAGAGTCTCCCCTTTTGTGAGGGGACATTTGACGGCGTGACAATCGGATTTGGCATTCGCAACGTGGCCGAGTTGGAAACGGCCCTGAGCGAGATGTGCCGCGTGCTCAAGGTGGGTGGGCGCGTGGCTGTGCTGGAGTTTTCAAGGCCGCGAACCCCTGTGTTCCGCGGCCTTTACAATTTTTATTTTCAGCGTATTTTGCCTCGTATTGGACACATGATCTCCCGCGACCCGAATGCCTACCGCTATTTGTATGAATCTGTGATGCATTTTCCCGAAGGTGCCGATTTTTGCGGGCGGTTATTCGATGCGGGATTTGCCGATATACAGGCGGTTCGGTTGAGCTTTGGGATTGCAACCATTTATCTGGCGTCGAAATCGTAA
- the argS gene encoding arginine--tRNA ligase, whose protein sequence is MVNPFVEEIVLQVSKATEMSCGDVRALIETPPKPEMGDYALPCFALAKIFRKAPHLIAEELSAQIATGDRISEVRPAGPYLNFFVPKTNLAGETLSAILEQGADYGRGDHGAGKTVVIDFSHPNIAKPFGIHHLRSTVIGNALRNIYRALGYEVIGVNHLGDWGSQFAKLILAWNYWGEGELTADITIQKLLELYVRINEEIEDNPELEQEARDWFRRLEDGDEEAVRMWQVCVDVSFKEFDRVYDMLGIGFESIAGESFYQDKMPATLDRLRVKGLLTESEGATIVDLEKWDMPPLIALRSDDATLYGTRDLAALEYRWETYRFEKLLYVVDVAQSLYFRQLFQVLELMEYDWREKCAHVQFGRLRFKDGSGASTRRGNVVFLEDVLNRAIELTQKIIADKNPDLPNSDQIARDVG, encoded by the coding sequence ATGGTCAATCCTTTTGTCGAAGAAATTGTATTGCAGGTGTCAAAAGCAACTGAGATGTCTTGTGGCGATGTGAGGGCGCTGATCGAAACGCCGCCAAAACCCGAGATGGGCGATTATGCTTTGCCGTGTTTTGCGCTGGCTAAAATTTTTCGCAAAGCACCCCATCTGATTGCCGAAGAGCTATCTGCACAAATTGCGACAGGTGATCGAATTTCCGAGGTGCGTCCAGCAGGTCCGTATCTCAATTTTTTTGTGCCGAAGACCAATTTGGCGGGGGAGACACTCTCGGCGATTCTCGAACAGGGTGCGGATTACGGGCGTGGAGATCACGGTGCTGGAAAGACGGTTGTGATCGATTTTTCGCATCCCAATATTGCCAAGCCATTTGGCATTCACCATCTGCGGTCAACGGTGATTGGCAATGCTTTGCGAAATATTTATCGGGCATTGGGCTATGAAGTGATTGGGGTGAATCATCTGGGCGATTGGGGATCCCAGTTTGCGAAATTGATTCTGGCGTGGAATTACTGGGGTGAGGGCGAATTGACGGCGGATATTACTATTCAGAAGTTGCTTGAACTCTATGTTCGCATTAACGAGGAGATTGAAGACAATCCCGAACTCGAACAGGAAGCCCGCGATTGGTTTCGCCGCCTCGAAGACGGCGATGAAGAAGCCGTGCGGATGTGGCAGGTGTGCGTGGATGTGAGTTTTAAGGAGTTTGACCGCGTTTACGATATGCTGGGTATTGGATTTGAGTCGATTGCTGGCGAGAGTTTTTATCAGGATAAGATGCCCGCGACATTGGATCGCTTGCGGGTAAAGGGGTTGCTGACCGAGAGTGAAGGCGCGACTATTGTGGATTTGGAAAAATGGGATATGCCGCCTTTGATCGCATTGCGAAGCGACGATGCGACATTGTACGGTACGCGCGATTTGGCCGCGCTGGAGTATCGGTGGGAAACATATCGCTTTGAAAAATTGCTCTATGTGGTGGATGTGGCGCAATCGCTGTATTTTCGCCAGTTGTTTCAGGTGTTGGAATTGATGGAATACGATTGGCGAGAAAAATGCGCGCATGTGCAATTTGGACGGCTGCGATTCAAAGATGGCAGTGGGGCTTCAACGCGCAGGGGCAATGTGGTTTTTTTGGAAGATGTGCTGAATCGCGCGATTGAGTTGACGCAAAAAATTATTGCCGATAAGAATCCCGATTTGCCCAATAGTGATCAGATTGCACGAGATGTGGG